A region from the Desulfuromonas sp. TF genome encodes:
- a CDS encoding metal-dependent transcriptional regulator, with protein MKLSEKAEEILEALWIATEEEGENSAPFDLLKVTADDDELKELDRLAYIDVKGERVYLRKEGRHEAMMTVRRHRLAERLMMDILDLKGKKGNAKACEFEHLLHHGVDAKICTLLNHPTTCPHGKPIPPGKCCEEAKASGAVGVVAITELKAGEGGEIAYLAATDPRKMQKLMSMGVLPGSRLLLSRTFPSYIFRVGNSDFAVDEELAREIFVRKGEGKLV; from the coding sequence ATGAAACTTTCCGAAAAAGCCGAAGAGATTCTCGAGGCTCTGTGGATCGCCACCGAGGAAGAGGGGGAGAATTCCGCCCCTTTCGACCTGCTCAAGGTCACAGCCGACGATGATGAACTGAAGGAGCTGGATCGCCTCGCTTATATCGACGTCAAGGGGGAGAGGGTCTATCTGCGCAAGGAGGGGCGCCACGAGGCGATGATGACCGTTCGCAGGCACCGCCTGGCCGAACGGTTGATGATGGACATCCTCGACCTGAAGGGAAAAAAGGGGAACGCCAAGGCGTGCGAGTTCGAACATCTGCTCCATCACGGCGTGGACGCCAAGATCTGCACCCTCCTGAACCACCCCACCACCTGCCCCCACGGCAAGCCGATCCCTCCCGGCAAATGCTGCGAGGAGGCGAAAGCCAGCGGTGCGGTCGGAGTCGTGGCGATCACCGAGCTGAAGGCCGGGGAGGGGGGGGAGATCGCCTATCTTGCCGCCACCGATCCCAGGAAGATGCAGAAGCTGATGAGCATGGGCGTGCTCCCCGGAAGCCGGCTGCTGCTCAGCCGCACCTTCCCGTCCTATATTTTCCGGGTCGGGAATTCGGATTTTGCCGTGGACGAGGAGCTGGCCCGGGAGATTTTTGTGCGCAAGGGGGAGGGGAAATTAGTTTGA